Proteins co-encoded in one Astatotilapia calliptera chromosome 18, fAstCal1.2, whole genome shotgun sequence genomic window:
- the LOC113010849 gene encoding chemokine XC receptor 1-like, which produces MANNMTSDQVHFLCETDFPTFTGPFFILIFIISVIGNSLLLCVLFIYEKLKSITNIFILNLVCSDLIFTITLPFWAVDHLQQWVFGDFVCKLMTAVFFVGLYSSVILLTAMTVARFIRVVLPNWKSNRARRRRYAIGACIAAWVISISASLSDATKVKAINWDNQNYCDDGSDDKLGRYLQVSLLFFLPYAIIIFCYSAILKTVLQALNRKKHRAVAVLLCIVAAFFFCWGPYHIVLLIKSLYKPIGCKAQEQLAVAYHICEMLAYSHCCMNPLLYMLSQKLRNNLFNLLKCKNLCSKNKEENIGQKTSGIQNVAFTVDNSSVNTERRNDPFKSPS; this is translated from the coding sequence ATGGCAAACAACATGACAAGCGATCAAGtccattttctttgtgagaCTGACTTTCCAACTTTTACTGGCCCTTTCTTCATCTTGATCTTCATCATCAGCGTCATAGGCAACAGCCTCCTCTTATGTGTTCTCTTCATCTACGAGAAACTGAAAAGTATCACAAATATTTTCATCCTGAACCTGGTCTGCTCCGATTTGATCTTCACCATCACACTTCCGTTCTGGGCCGTTGATCACCTACAACAATGGGTCTTTGGGGACTTTGTCTGCAAATTAATGACTGCCGTATTCTTTGTTGGTTTGTACAGCAGTGTCATTCTACTGACCGCCATGACAGTTGCCCGTTTCATTAGGGTGGTGCTGCCAAACTGGAAAAGCAACCGTGCTAGAAGAAGGAGGTATGCAATCGGCGCCTGTATAGCTGCCTGGGTCATCAGCATCTCGGCATCCCTGAGTGATGCAACTAAAGTAAAAGCCATAAACTGGGATAATCAGAACTATTGTGATGATGGATCTGATGACAAGCTTGGACGTTATCTCCAAGTATCACTGCTATTCTTCCTCCCATATGCCatcattattttctgttattctgcCATCCTCAAGACAGTTTTACAAGCTTTAAACAGAAAGAAGCACAGGGCTGTAGCTGTGCTGTTGTGTATTGttgcagcctttttcttttgctgggGGCCATACCATATTGTGCTTTTAATTAAATCTCTTTATAAACCGATAGGTTGTAAGGCACAGGAACAGTTAGCAGTTGCCTACCATATTTGTGAAATGCTTGCCTATTCTCACTGCTGTATGAACCCTCTGCTATACATGCTCTCACAGAAGTTGCGAAATAATCTGTTTAAtcttttgaaatgtaaaaatttgTGCAGTAAGAACAAGGAGGAAAATATTGGCCAGAAAACCTCTGGTATTCAGAATGTAGCTTTCACAGTAGACAACTCTTCTGTTAACACAGAACGACGCAATGATCCATTTAAAAGTCCCTCTTGA
- the LOC113010926 gene encoding chemokine XC receptor 1-like, translated as MALDSDSYDYIHFNETHSSETEYDIKISELYYPAAVNSLVFCISLPANSFLLWVLWTEQAWKITSDILLLQLTVSNLCLTVTLPFAACNALHGWVFGEWACGVGVGIYFLGLFTAVVILTAMSLHSYVTVVQPWCLSAQALTKYGVLIGSIVMWLVCAAASIKLAVSCRVIEFADIKVCVNLVESLTMKLTEIYTQIFLFFLIPVLITSFCYVHMWIMAKQGRINSQQQPSKLILGITVSTFLCLAPYSIHMFIQSLLLLDFYEYTHELIYALHYAWLIIHPIIDIYCCFIPLVHLIGVQRFRRYLPMPCNTLSLCRDETKTDSPMALIPLQNEEEI; from the coding sequence ATGGCCTTGGACAGTGACAGTTATGATTACATACACTTTAATGAGACTCACAGCAGTGAGACCGAGTATGACATTAAGATATCAGAACTTTACTATCCTGCTGCTGTCAACAGTCTCGTCTTCTGCATCAGCCTTCCTGCAAACAGCTTCCTGCTGTGGGTCCTCTGGACGGAACAAGCTTGGAAGATCACATCGGATATTTTACTTCTTCAGCTCACAGTTTCTAACCTCTGCCTCACTGTGACATTGCCTTTTGCAGCCTGTAATGCACTCCATGGGTGGGTCTTTGGAGAGTGGGCCTGCGGAGTAGGTGTAGGGATTTATTTTCTGGGACTATTCACCGCCGTGGTGATCCTCACTGCCATGTCTTTGCATTCTTATGTTACTGTGGTTCAGCCTTGGTGCTTGTCTGCACAGGCCTTAACAAAATATGGTGTTCTCATAGGTAGCATTGTGATGTGGCTGGTGTGTGCTGCTGCAAGCATTAAACTGGCTGTGAGTTGTAGAGTCATCGAATTTGCTGACATTAAAGTGTGTGTAAATTTGGTGGAGTCACTAACCATGAAACTCACTGAAATCTacacacagatttttcttttctttctcattccTGTCCTTATCACTTCATTCTGTTATGTTCACATGTGGATAATGGCGAAGCAGGGCAGGATAAACAGCCAACAACAGCCTTCAAAATTGATTTTAGGCATAACTGTCAGTACTTTTCTATGTTTGGCCCCTTATAGCATCCACATGTTTATACAGTCCTTGCTACTATTGGATTTTTATGAGTACACACATGAACTGATATATGCATTGCACTATGCTTGGTTGATCATTCATCCCATCATTGACATCTACTGCTGCTTTATCCCTTTGGTGCATTTAATAGGAGTACAAAGGTTTAGGAGGTATCTTCCCATGCCGTGCAATACATTATCACTGTGCAGAGATGAAACTAAAACTGACAGTCCAATGGCATTAATCCCTCTCCAAAATGAGGAAGAAATTTGA